Proteins co-encoded in one Gallus gallus isolate bGalGal1 chromosome 27, bGalGal1.mat.broiler.GRCg7b, whole genome shotgun sequence genomic window:
- the LRRC46 gene encoding leucine-rich repeat-containing protein 46 isoform X1 produces the protein MSAPALPHIPLSTQHKDPGRGQGPCPPAPTVAGEEEALPGGREQQSLGVTLTDRLMAARSLPGLGETMCPVSCSEELPALQTIRLDREDICTIGRLGSLLGIHSLYLQRNRIEKIENLDCFPNLQFLCLAGNCIRKVENLRPLQHLRFLDLSQNQIQTLDADELPRSLRLLDLTGNECTHQPGYRELVLGALPHLLQLDAQPLHSCVDPAPDEKQEEKHCSSSEDSDDESFSEPSAPFTTGKDFFTDLQQALAGRSRRRQGKALEEHQARLQELQEHGGLLLPPLPLFSLGTESCLPSSPGTTTAPCPGRSELRPQAKPGRSQQPEAAAILSQPRPTALQGEPCSKGAGK, from the exons ATGTctgccccagccctcccccATATCCCTCTATCCACACAGCACAAAGACccagggaggggacagggaCCCTGCCCACCAGCACCCACCgtggctggggaggaggaggctcTGCCCGGGG GCCGTGAGCAGCAGTCCCTGGGGGTGACCCTCACTGACCGCCTCATGGCTGCACGGAGCCTTCCTGGGCTGGGGGAGACCATGTGCCCAGTGAGCTG CTCCGAGGAGCTGCCAGCCCTCCAGACCATCCGCTTGGACCGGGAGGATATCTGCACCATCGGGAGGCTTGGGAGCCTGCTGGGGATTCACAGTCTCTACCTGCAGCGG aaccGAATTGAGAAGATAGAGAACCTGGACTGCTTTCCCAACCTGCA GTTCCTCTGCCTGGCTGGAAACTGCATCCGCAAGGTGGAGAACCTGCGGCCCCTGCAACACCTGCGCTTCCTGGACCTGTCCCAGAACCAGATCCAGACTCTGGATGCAG ATGAGCTGCCCCGCAGCCTCCGCCTCCTGGACTTGACAGGAAATGAATGCACCCACCAACCCGGCTACAG ggagctggtgctgggagcactgccccatctcctgcagctggaTGCCCAGCCCCTCCACAGCTGTGTGGATCCTGCCCCAGATGAGAAACAGGAGGAGAAACACTGCTCCAGCAGCGAGGATAGCGATGATGAGTCGTTCTCTGAGCCGAGTGCCCCTTTCACCACAGGCAAAG ATTTCTTCACAGATCTGCAGCAGGCGCTGGCTGGGCGCTCTCGGAGGAGGCAAGGGAAGGCCCTGGAGGAACACCAGGCCCGCCTGCAGGAGCTTCAGGAGCATGGGGGTCTGCTGCTGCCCCCTCTACCACTGTTCTCACTGGGCACAGAGAGCTGCCTACCCTCCAGCCCAGGAACCACCACAGCCCCCTGCCCTGGGCGGTCTGAGCTCCGTCCCCAGGCAAAACCTGGACGCAGccagcagccagaagcagctgccaTCCTGAGCCAGCCCCGgcccacagccctgcaaggGGAGCCTTGTAGCAAAGGGGCAGGGAAATAG
- the LRRC46 gene encoding leucine-rich repeat-containing protein 46 isoform X2, whose product MRRGAHKDPGRGQGPCPPAPTVAGEEEALPGGREQQSLGVTLTDRLMAARSLPGLGETMCPVSCSEELPALQTIRLDREDICTIGRLGSLLGIHSLYLQRNRIEKIENLDCFPNLQFLCLAGNCIRKVENLRPLQHLRFLDLSQNQIQTLDADELPRSLRLLDLTGNECTHQPGYRELVLGALPHLLQLDAQPLHSCVDPAPDEKQEEKHCSSSEDSDDESFSEPSAPFTTGKDFFTDLQQALAGRSRRRQGKALEEHQARLQELQEHGGLLLPPLPLFSLGTESCLPSSPGTTTAPCPGRSELRPQAKPGRSQQPEAAAILSQPRPTALQGEPCSKGAGK is encoded by the exons ATGCGCCGAGGTGCT CACAAAGACccagggaggggacagggaCCCTGCCCACCAGCACCCACCgtggctggggaggaggaggctcTGCCCGGGG GCCGTGAGCAGCAGTCCCTGGGGGTGACCCTCACTGACCGCCTCATGGCTGCACGGAGCCTTCCTGGGCTGGGGGAGACCATGTGCCCAGTGAGCTG CTCCGAGGAGCTGCCAGCCCTCCAGACCATCCGCTTGGACCGGGAGGATATCTGCACCATCGGGAGGCTTGGGAGCCTGCTGGGGATTCACAGTCTCTACCTGCAGCGG aaccGAATTGAGAAGATAGAGAACCTGGACTGCTTTCCCAACCTGCA GTTCCTCTGCCTGGCTGGAAACTGCATCCGCAAGGTGGAGAACCTGCGGCCCCTGCAACACCTGCGCTTCCTGGACCTGTCCCAGAACCAGATCCAGACTCTGGATGCAG ATGAGCTGCCCCGCAGCCTCCGCCTCCTGGACTTGACAGGAAATGAATGCACCCACCAACCCGGCTACAG ggagctggtgctgggagcactgccccatctcctgcagctggaTGCCCAGCCCCTCCACAGCTGTGTGGATCCTGCCCCAGATGAGAAACAGGAGGAGAAACACTGCTCCAGCAGCGAGGATAGCGATGATGAGTCGTTCTCTGAGCCGAGTGCCCCTTTCACCACAGGCAAAG ATTTCTTCACAGATCTGCAGCAGGCGCTGGCTGGGCGCTCTCGGAGGAGGCAAGGGAAGGCCCTGGAGGAACACCAGGCCCGCCTGCAGGAGCTTCAGGAGCATGGGGGTCTGCTGCTGCCCCCTCTACCACTGTTCTCACTGGGCACAGAGAGCTGCCTACCCTCCAGCCCAGGAACCACCACAGCCCCCTGCCCTGGGCGGTCTGAGCTCCGTCCCCAGGCAAAACCTGGACGCAGccagcagccagaagcagctgccaTCCTGAGCCAGCCCCGgcccacagccctgcaaggGGAGCCTTGTAGCAAAGGGGCAGGGAAATAG
- the LRRC46 gene encoding leucine-rich repeat-containing protein 46 isoform X3, translated as MSAPALPHIPLSTQHKDPGRGQGPCPPAPTVAGEEEALPGGREQQSLGVTLTDRLMAARSLPGLGETMCPVSCSEELPALQTIRLDREDICTIGRLGSLLGIHSLYLQRNRIEKIENLDCFPNLQFLCLAGNCIRKVENLRPLQHLRFLDLSQNQIQTLDADELPRSLRLLDLTGNECTHQPGYSWMPSPSTAVWILPQMRNRRRNTAPAARIAMMSRSLSRVPLSPQAKISSQICSRRWLGALGGGKGRPWRNTRPACRSFRSMGVCCCPLYHCSHWAQRAAYPPAQEPPQPPALGGLSSVPRQNLDAASSQKQLPS; from the exons ATGTctgccccagccctcccccATATCCCTCTATCCACACAGCACAAAGACccagggaggggacagggaCCCTGCCCACCAGCACCCACCgtggctggggaggaggaggctcTGCCCGGGG GCCGTGAGCAGCAGTCCCTGGGGGTGACCCTCACTGACCGCCTCATGGCTGCACGGAGCCTTCCTGGGCTGGGGGAGACCATGTGCCCAGTGAGCTG CTCCGAGGAGCTGCCAGCCCTCCAGACCATCCGCTTGGACCGGGAGGATATCTGCACCATCGGGAGGCTTGGGAGCCTGCTGGGGATTCACAGTCTCTACCTGCAGCGG aaccGAATTGAGAAGATAGAGAACCTGGACTGCTTTCCCAACCTGCA GTTCCTCTGCCTGGCTGGAAACTGCATCCGCAAGGTGGAGAACCTGCGGCCCCTGCAACACCTGCGCTTCCTGGACCTGTCCCAGAACCAGATCCAGACTCTGGATGCAG ATGAGCTGCCCCGCAGCCTCCGCCTCCTGGACTTGACAGGAAATGAATGCACCCACCAACCCGGCTACAG ctggaTGCCCAGCCCCTCCACAGCTGTGTGGATCCTGCCCCAGATGAGAAACAGGAGGAGAAACACTGCTCCAGCAGCGAGGATAGCGATGATGAGTCGTTCTCTGAGCCGAGTGCCCCTTTCACCACAGGCAAAG ATTTCTTCACAGATCTGCAGCAGGCGCTGGCTGGGCGCTCTCGGAGGAGGCAAGGGAAGGCCCTGGAGGAACACCAGGCCCGCCTGCAGGAGCTTCAGGAGCATGGGGGTCTGCTGCTGCCCCCTCTACCACTGTTCTCACTGGGCACAGAGAGCTGCCTACCCTCCAGCCCAGGAACCACCACAGCCCCCTGCCCTGGGCGGTCTGAGCTCCGTCCCCAGGCAAAACCTGGACGCAGccagcagccagaagcagctgccaTCCTGA
- the MRPL10 gene encoding 39S ribosomal protein L10, mitochondrial isoform X1: protein MAALSGPAPWRGGWLPALQLVRRGSKAVTRHWKAMHFQRQKLMAVTEYIAPRPAVPERCLAPRRKVEEEEEEYGYARLLRQQVEEAFRDNRMIAVCQYNSMPGEDMVLMRHYLRKHNIEVKFVLNEIVRPVLSQSRYKNLLPLFVSRNILLVSPETKAKEMLRVLKGVPQVNLLGACIDDTILSRQGVENFAKLPSLETSRGQTLGTLALLPSQTCSMLQHAAAHLAALLEGHIHQLQAGAGETGSPAGTEPAQSSGTQ, encoded by the exons ATGGCGGCGCTGAGCGGCCCTGCGCCGTGGCGGGGGG GCTGGCTGCCCGCCCTGCAGCTCGTCCGGCGCGGCTCCAAGGCGGTCACCCGGCACTGGAAGGCCATGCACTTCCAGCGCCAGAAGCTGATGGCCGTCACCGAGTACATCGCGCCGCGGCCCGCCGTCCCTGAGCGCTGCCTTGCGCCCAGgaggaaggtggaggaggaggaggag GAGTACGGTTACGCCCGGCTGCTCcggcagcaggtggaggaggcATTCCGGGACAACCGGATGATCGCAGTGTGTCAATACAACTCCATGCCCGGGGAGGACATGGTGCTGATGAGGCACTACCTGCGGAAGCACAACATTGAGGTCAAATTTGTCCTGAACGAG ATCGTCCGCCCCGTGCTGTCCCAGTCCCGCTATAAGAACCTCCTCCCGCTCTTTGTGTCCCGCAATATCCTTCTGGTGAGCCCAGAAACGAAGGCCAAGGAGATGCTGCGGGTCCTGAAGGGAGTGCCGCAGGTCAACCTGCTGG GCGCCTGCATTGACGACACCATCCTGAGCAGGCAGGGAGTGGAGAACTTTGCCAAGCTGCCCTCACTGGAGACCTCTCGGGGGCAGACGCTGGGCACCCTGGCACTCCTTCCCTCCCAGACGTGCTCCATGCTGCAGCACGCAGCCGCACACCTCGCAGCGCTGCTGGAAGGGCATATCCaccagctgcaggctggggctggcGAGACAGGGAGCCCAGCAGGGACAGAGCCTGCCCAGAGCTCAGGGACACAGTGA
- the OSBPL7 gene encoding oxysterol-binding protein-related protein 7, with protein sequence MGSHEKDPSSPKKALSRSNSTVSSKHSSIQQGSESWEVVEEPRARGSPGREPERQEGYLLKKRKWPLKGWHKRYFVLENGILKYATTRQDVLKGKLHGAIDVRQSVMSVNKKAQRVDLDTEENIYHLKIKSAELFASWVSSLCSHHQGESPDPLAPSRRTPTTAQGPWTRIVPSGSAPALSALASSRDKVDAWLKDSEGLERCSAELSACQAQLRELTEMLQSLESLHRIPSAPLISSTQPSAATERPKKGRRTTRMWCTQSFAKDDTIGRVGRLHGSVPNLSRYLEPSQGQLPFSLPPEYSQLQRSFWVLAQKVHDSLSSVVTALTAERARLEDMQRALDRRRSAPRPGSAGPTGTPLPGLEPRDGLQRFHSLSVSSDATMDSFASLLPDEPDVLPAKGREQQRSQRSIASLADSHTEFFDACEVFLSASSSENEASDDESCISEATNSIDEDLTEPGGPGRPQTGMDSLGGLVELPPLELPGPGLQRRSRLPAPPAPPGDVSLWGLLRSSVGKDLSRVALPVQLNEPLNTLQRLCEELEYSALLDRAARARDPRQRMVYVAAFAVSAYASTFYRAGSKPFNPVLGETYECVRPDRGFRFISEQVSHHPPISACHAESDNFVFWQDMRWKNKFWGKSLEIVPVGTVNVRLPRSGDHFEWNKVTTCIHNVLSGPRWIEHYGEVLIRNTRDASYHCKITFCKARYWGAGANEVQGAVLSRSGAVVERLAGKWHEGLFRGPAPGQCVWRANSMPPDHERNYGFTQFALELNELTPELRRVLPSTDTRLRPDQRYLEEGNVAAAEAQKRQIEQLQRDRRRVMEENNITHQARFFRRLMDASGKESWVTNNTYWKLRLDPGFAHLDSAVLW encoded by the exons ATGGGCAGCCACGAGAAGGATCCATCTTCTCCCAAAAAGGCCCTGTCACGCTCCAACAGCACCGTGTcttccaagcacagcagcatccaGCAG GGCTCGGagagctgggaggtggtggaggagcCACGAGCCCGGGGCAGCCCAGGCCGGGAGCCAGAGCGGCAGGAGGGCTACCTGCTCAAGAAGAGAAAGTGGCCCCTGAAAGGCTGGCACAAg AGGTACTTTGTGCTGGAAAATGGCATCCTGAAATACGCCACCACGCGCCAGGAT GTCCTCAAGGGCAAGCTGCACGGTGCCATCGATGTCCGTCAGTCTGTCATGTCCGTCAACAAGAAGGCGCAGCGGGTGGACCTGGACACGGAGGAGAACATCTACCACCTCAAG ATCAAatctgcagagctctttgccagctgggtgagcagcctctgctcccatcaCCAGGGGGAGAGTCCAGACCCTCTTGCTCCTTCCAGGAGGACCCCCACCACCGCACAG GGTCCGTGGACACGGATCGTGCCCTCAGGCAGTGCCCCTGCCCTGTCTGCCCTCGCCAGCTCCAGGGACAAGGTGGATGCATGGCTGAAAGACAGCGAGGGACTGGAGCGCTGCTCGGCCG AGCTGTCAGCGTGCCAGGCGCAGCTGCGGGAGCTGACGGAGATGCTGCAGAGCCTCGAATCCCTGCACCGCATCCCCTCCGCGCCCCTCATCTCCAGCACTCAG ccctcagctgcCACGGAGAGGCCCAAGAAGGGTCGGAGGACCACCAGGATGTGGTGCACTCAGAGCTTCGCCAAGGATGACACCATCGGACGG GTGGGGAGGCTGCACGGCTCCGTCCCCAACCTCTCACGCTACCTGGAGCCCAGCCAGGGCCAGCTGCCCTTCAGCCTGCCGCCTGAGTACAGCCAGCTGCAGCGCAGCTTCTGGGTGTTGGCGCAGAAAG TGCATGACTCGCTCAGCAGCGTGGTGACAGCGCTGACGGCTGAGAGGGCTCGCCTGGAGGACATGCAGCGGGCGTTGGATCGCCGGCGCTCAGCCCCACGCCCTGGCAGTGCCGGCCCCACTGGG ACCCCCCTGCCGGGCCTGGAGCCACGGGATGGGCTGCAGCGCTTCCACTCGCTCTCCGTTTCCTCTGACGCCACCATGGACTCCTTTGCCTCACTACTCCCCGATGAG cccgACGTGCTGCCTGCCAAGGGCCGGGAGCAGCAGCGCTCGCAGCGCAGCATCGCCTCGCTGGCCGACTCACACACTGAGTTCTTCGACGCCTGTGAGGTGTTCCTCTCTGCCAGCTCCTCTGAGAATGAG GCGTCGGACGATGAGTCCTGCATCAGTGAGGCCACCAACAGTATTGATGAGGACCTGACCGAGCCGGGGGGGCCTGGACGTCCCCAAACAG GAATGGACAGCCTGGGGGGGCTGGTGGAGCTGCCCCCACTGGAGCTGCCGGGGCCAGGACTGCAGCGTCGGAGCCGTCTGCCTGCCCCCCCCGCACCACCGGGGGATGTGAGCCTGTGGGGGCTGCTACGGAGCAGCGTGGGCAAGGATCTGTCCCGCGTGGCTCTGCCGGTGCAGCTGAATGAGCCCCTCAACACCCTGCAGCGCCTGTGTGAGGAGCTGGAGTACAGCGCACTGCTCGACCGCGCCGCCCGCGCACGGGACCCCCGGCAGCGCATG GTCTATGTGGCTGCCTTCGCTGTGTCCGCCTACGCCTCCACCTTCTACCGTGCGGGCAGCAAACCCTTCAACCCAGTGCTGGGTGAGACCTACGAGTGCGTGCGGCCCGACCGAGGCTTCCGCTTCATCAGTGAGCAG GTCAGCCATCACCCCCCCATCTCCGCTTGCCACGCCGAGTCCGACAACTTCGTCTTCTGGCAAG ACATGAGGTGGAAGAACAAATTCTGGGGCAAATCCTTGGAGATCGTCCCGGTGGGCACCGTCAACGTCCGCCTGCCCAG GTCTGGGGACCACTTCGAGTGGAACAAAGTGACCACGTGCATCCACAACGTGCTCAGCGGCCCGCGCTGGATCGAGCACTACGGCGAGGTGCTGATCCGCAACACGCGCGACGCCTCGTACCACTGCAAGATCACCTTCTGCAAG gcGCGGTACTGGGGCGCGGGTGCCAACGAGGTGCAGGGCGCGGTGCTGAGCCGCAGCGGGGCCGTGGTGGAGCGCCTGGCCGGCAAATGGCACGAAGGGCTGTTCCGTGGGCCAGCCCCAGGGCAGTGCGTCTGGAGAGCCA aCTCTATGCCCCCCGACCACGAGCGGAACTACGGCTTCACCCAGTTTGCGCTGGAGCTGAACGAGCTCACGCCGGAGCTGCGCAGGGTGCTGCCCTCCACCGACACGCGTCTGCGGCCCGACCAGCG GTACCTGGAGGAGGGCAACGTGGCGGCAGCTGAGGCGCAGAAGCGTCAGATCGAGCAGCTGCAGCGGGACAGGCGCCGCGTGATGGAGGAGAACAACATCACACACCAGGCACGCTTCTTCAG GCGGCTGATGGATGCCAGCGGTAAGGAGTCGTGGGTGACCAATAATACCTACTGGAAGCTGCGTCTGGACCCTGGCTTCGCCCACCTGGACAGCGCCGTGCTCTGGTAG